From the Nostoc sp. PCC 7107 genome, the window TGCTGTAATTTGTAGTCGTGCTATTGATGTTAGATAAATTTTGGGGAATTCCGGTATATGAAGTTTGCCCAAAAGTAGTGCTGGGGGTTGAAGTTACACCATTAACGTTAGATGGTGATACTTGAGTAGCCGATGGTGCAAGTATCGTTGGTGAAGAACTAATGGAGTTGTATGGATTATTGGCAGTCTGATTTATGCCAACTTGTACAGAATATGGGTTTGCGGCTGAACCTGGTGGTTGAGATGACGAATTTAGCAACTGGCTGCTATTTTGTGCGCCAAACTGCAACAAATTTTCGGTTTGGGCGACAAAAGGATTTTTACTCTCAGATACAGATGTACCATCACTGAATCCTAAACTAGGATTTAATTTAGTCTCTCTGGCAGATTTTTGTTTATTAATTACATCTTGCAAGAAATCCTTACCCTTTTTCGATTTAGAGTTATCTGTAGGGGAACTCACTATTACAGGGTTAGTTGCTTTTTCAGCATCATTATACAAAACTGGTAAGTTATCAATATCTGCTGCGATCGCTTTATCTTCTGCTGACAGTGAAGAGTTATCCGCTTTCTGCCTTGTGGCTTCGCTGTTTTGTTTGCTGGTAAACGCATTTGGGTTAGACCAATATTCTCTAATTACTAGCCCTAACACTGATAAAAAAATTGCTGTTCCCCAAAAAGCCGGCTTGCTAAAATTCCATAACCTGGCTTTGAGATAACGTAGGTAAGCGGGTGGATAATGACGATTTGACATGGCTGAGTCTCAGATTTTACTGGCAAATGGTATACCTGGGTGCAAACTTACAGCAAATACAAATTGCGTGATGCTGTGACCATCCTAGCTTGATTACGGATAAATAATGAAGATTTAAGTATAAAATTTCATACTTCACACTACGCACTTCATACTTCTACAAAATGATTCTGCCTATATTTTAAGCTTCGGTCACTTTCGATAACATCATGAACTGAAACCTGCACTAATTTATTGTTATGGCTGGGTAATTTTCCAAAAGAAGGGGGGGTAGGGACTAGAACGTAGAAAGTAGGGAGTAGTGAATAGATGGACAAGGGAATGAGCAATAACCATAAAACCAAGGCAAGAATCGTCATTTCTTCTACCCCTACAACCCTTACACCCTAATACCCCTACACCTGTCAGCCTCCCTTGACCCCCTGCTATTTACCAGGAGACTACAGCAATGATGAAAGCTGAAGATATCATGACCAAGGATGTGATTACCATTCGTGGGTCAGCAACTGTCGCTGAAGCAGTTCGCCTAATGAAAGACAAAAACTTGCGTGCTTTGGTTGTAGATCGTCGCTATGATAATGATGCCTATGGCATGGTTAGCGAAACAGATATTGTCTATAAGGTAATAGCCTACGGTAAAGACCCTAAACTAGTGCGGGTTTATGAAATTATGAGTAAACCTTGTATTGTTGTCAATCCTGAATTAAGTGTTGAATATGTAGCGCGGTTATTTGCCAACACTGGTATTCGCAGAGCGCCAGTCATTCAAAGTAAATTGTTAGGCATTATCTCGATTACTGATATTTTGACTAAGAGTAATTTTGTAGAAGCCCCAATAACAATGAGGCTAGAGGAAAAAATTCAAAAAGCGGTTGAAGCAGCCCGCGCCATTTGTACTCAGTATGGCGCTTACTCTAAAGCCTGTGCGGCTGCTTGGGATGAAGTAGAAGAACTACAAGCAGAAGCCGCCCATCAAAAAGCGGAAGGTATGGTTTCGGCTAAAGGTTCTTTTGAAGAATACTGTCGGGAAAATCCTAATGCGCCAGAATGCCGGAACTATAAACCTTAGAAGTAAAAAGTAAAAAGTAAAAAGTAAAATTAATATTTCTTTTTACTTTTGCCTTTTACCTTTTGCCTTTAAATTTCCTACTCCTCGCTGTTAAGAATTTTCGGTACTTTGAAAAATTCGCCTTCTTGTTCTGGCGCACTTTCGAGGATAGCATCTCGGTCAGGATAAGGTATTAACTCATCCTCTCGCGTCACATTGCTAACATCAATTGCTCGTGTAGTTGGTAGCACATCACTAACATCTAGCTCACCTAGCTGTTCCACATAATTCAAAATACTTCCTAGCTGAGTGGTGAATTGCTCTTCTTCGGCTGGTGTCAAGTCTAACCGAGCGAGAAGAGCTACTTTATGAACTTGCTCACGGTCAATCATGGTTGAGTTAAAAGTTAAAAGTTAAAAGTCAAATGTCAAAAGCCAAATGTCAAGAGTTTTTGCTTATTACATTATTGCCTATTGACAATTGACTAATGACTCTTGACTAAAAGAATACGTCAATTTGCATCCGCCCAGTAGTTTTCAGCCAGTTTTGAGCTTCAATGTAGTTATTGGGAGCCATTCGTATGGCTCTAATCCAATAATCTGCGGCTTGGTCAAACAAGGCTTCACCACCGTCATGATCTCCTGCTTCTTTAGCTTTCTCGCCCTGGTAATGATAAATTACTGCGATGTTATTCAAGGCTTGGGGTATGCGTGGGTTGAGTTCAATTGCTTTGTGATAAAGTTCTAAAGCTTTTTGATGATTGCCGTTACTGGCATAAATTAGCCCCATATTGTAGAAAATATAACTGCGATCGTTGGAGTCTTCTTCTAGTGTTAGGGCTTCTTCATAATATTCTAATGCTTCGGCATATTCCCCTTCAGCTTGTGCCGACATTCCATCTCGGTAATAAACAAATGCTTCTTTAGCTTTTCTGTTAGTTGGCAGAATCTTGAGAATGATATCCGCCATGACGGTAAAAGATTTGTCAATAAAGTTATCGTTTTTCTGTGTTCTTGGCATAACTGCCTCTATGGTTGTACAGCTAATAGCTCAAAAGATGCTTTTGGAAATTACAGCATTTTTCGGTTGGGTGCTGAGTAAGCACTCAGCATTTAAGAATTAGCACTCAATAGTTAATTTAACTGATTTGGGAGAGTATTCTCTTCACCAAGGGGGATAATACATTCTGGAATGTTGTGCTGGGGCTTATTGACCAAATTGCTCACTGGGTAAGCTGTCATTGCTTCAGCGGGATAGGGATATAGTAGTGGCTGAAGTTTTTCTGGCGTTTGTACTTGCGTATCTAGCCACAAATCGTAATCTTCGGGAGCCAAAATAACTGGCATCCTGTCATGGATTGGCTCTAACAATGCGTTAGCTGTTGTTGTCACAATGGTACAAGAGGCAATTTTTTCTCCTTCCGGTGAGTGCCACATCTCCCATAATCCCGCAAAAGCGAAGGGTTGGCCATGTTCCAGGCGAAAATAAAAGGGCTGTTTTTTACCTTGTTGCTTTTGCCACTCATAAAAGCCATCAGCTATTACCAAACAACGTCGGCGCTTAAAAGCTGCACGAAAAGCTGGTTTTTCTGCCACTGTTTCGGCTCTGGCGTTAATTAGCTTTACTCCCATTTTTGCATCTTTTGCCCAGCCCGGAATCAAACCCCAACGTAACTGTTGAAATTCATCCTGTTTACTGGTGGGGCTGTGTAGCACTGTTGGCACCATTTGTGTAGGTGCAATGTTATATTGAGCAGCTAAATCTGGAATTTGTTGGAGATGGAAAGCCTTGCTGAGAGCATCGGCTGACTGATTTAAAGTAAATCTTCCACACATATTTTTAATTTACCCTTGGGAATTAATTTAAACATTGAAAGGTTGATAAATACTAGAAATAATCAATAATTTGTTTTTTTATTTTTTCAGATAAATCTAGTTTTGATGAAGATGCTTAAAAGGGAAATAATTATCCTGTTCAACTCGAAACATTTTGTAGGATATTGTATTTTAGAGCCTCATTTCTCTTAATACTCTTCATCATTTTTTTGGCATGGAAACGCTACGTTTGTACGATTTTTTACCCTCTGGTAATGGCTATAAGATACGTCTTTTATTATCACAAATGGGTATTCCCTATGAAAGAATCGAGGTGAATATCTTGAAGGGAGAAAGTCGGACACCTGAATTCTTAAGTAAGAATCCTAATGGCAAGATACCTATTTTGGAAGTTGAAGCAGGAAAGTACTTAACAGAATCAAATGCCATATTGGCTTATCTCAGTGAATACACAGAATTTTTACCTTACGATCGCTTTTTAAAAGCACAGGTTTTTCAATGGTTATTTTTTGAACAATACAGTCATGAACCGTATATTGCCACATCCAGATTTTGGATTTCCATTTTAGGCAAAGCAGAAGAATATCAGGCGGCTTTAGCACAAAAGCAGGAACCTGGTTATGCAGCATTAAGTGTGATGGAAAAGCATTTGCAATCTCATCTATATTTTGTTGGCGATCGCTATACAATTGCTGATATTGCTTTATTCGCTTATACCCATGTAGCCGATGAAGGTGGCTTTGATTTATCCAGATTTCCAGCTATTCAAAGATGGATAGAACGCGTTAAAGCTCAACCTCGATACATCAGCATTACATATCAGCCAATGCCTCAAGAAACTGAGTTTTGCTAAATAAATGTTTATTTAGAGATTATTTATTAAGTAAATCTGGAATGAGGGAAAATTCTAAATCCAGAATTATTCAGTTGCACTCAAGTTTTGAGTTTGCAAAAACTTGTCGGAAAGCCTGTTAGGTATTGGTCTTGGTCGCATAGTTTTGGCATCTACCCACACCCAAAGGGCTTCAGCTGTGACTAATAAATCATCTTCGTTTTGTTTGCGGATTTCGTAGCGTCGAACAGCGCGGGTACCACGCATTTCTTTTAACCAGGTGGTAACTTCCAGAGTATCACCTGCCACGGCTGGCCGGAGATAGTCAATTTCTACTCGTCGCATTACAAATACACCACCCAACTCTCGGTAAACTTCCAAAGTTGCACCGAGATGTTCTGAGTGTTCAATAGCCGCCTGTTCTAAATAGTTTTGGTAGACGGCATTATTCACATGTCCCAACGCATCCATTTCATAGTGCCGGACACGGAGTAAAGTCTTGAATAATTGCATGAAAATAATTGGATGTAAGTGGGTTTAAAAGAAAATGCCAATTTGGATCACAGGCAAAATTACTGATACATTATTGATGCAACTCTCTTAATTTACGATTTATTGAAGGTATAGAACCAGAATCGTTATGAAATCTCTACACCGTCCCGATTTATATGGCTGGTCTACTTTCAATCCTGCAAGAAATATTGATTTCAATGGGATTGCCTGGATTCGTCCTGATGGCAATATCTTGATTGACCCAGTAGCTCTATCAAACCACGACTGGAATCATCTGGAATCGCTCGGTGGTGTAGATTGGATTATATTGACTAACTCAGAACATATTCGGGCTGCAAAAGAAATTGCGGTGCAAACTTATGCTAAAGTAGCTGGCCCGGCAGCAGAAAAAGAATGTTTCCCTATAGCGTGCGATCGCTGGTTGTCTGATGGTGATGAGTTTGTCTCTGGATTAACAACGATTGAACTCCAAGGTTCCAAAACTCCCGGCGAACTAGCACTGTTGCTAGAAGAAACTACTTTAATTACAGGAGATTTGGTAAGGGCGCATAAAGCAGGGACTTTAACTATCTTGGCAAAAGAAAAATTACTTGATCCACAAGCGGCGATCGCTTCTGTACACAGGCTGGCACAATTGAGTAATGTGGAAACAGTCTTAGTGGGAGATGGCTGGTCAGTGTTTCGAGATGGACACCTGCGTTTAAAAGAATTAGCGGCAACATTATGATATGTCTGTTGAGACAAATAAGCTTATGAAAGATATCTCAGTAAAACATCGCCAAATGGCAACAATTTGTCATAAAGTTAAACTTAAGCAGCAAAAAAGCGATTTTGCTTATTGGCAAACTCAATCTTATCAATCCCGACTTGAAGCCTTAGAGCAAATTCGCCAAGAATATCATAGTTGTAAAGATAATAGTGCTGAATCAAGACTTCAAAGAGTTTATACAATTTCTCAACGATAATTAATGTTCGTTATTTGATTGTTGGTGGTTATGCAGTAGCGATACATGGTCATCCTCGCTATACCAAAGATATTGACATTTGGATAGAAATGAGCGTAGAAAATGCTAATAACATAATTCAAGCTTTAAAACAATTTGGGTTTAGTTCTTTAGGATTAAAACCAGAAGATTTCCTGACTCCCGACTAAATTATTCAGCTTGGATATCCTCCTAATAGAATTGATTTATTAACAAGTATTGATGGGGTGAATTTTGAAAATTGTTATCCTTTAAGATTAGAATTTAGAATTGATAATATTGTTGTTAATTTTATTGATTTAGATAATCTAAAAAAAAATAAAGCAGCATCAGGAAGACTGCAAGATTTAGCTGATTTAGAAAATTTGAATTAAAAATGTAGGTTATGTTGTCACATCGGGTAATTAACCGTCAATAATTCTGTTAAAAGCAACGCATCACAAAGTCTTAAAAAATATTACTGTGCAAGGTTTTCTTAACTTAAACAAACCATTTGACTGGACTTCTCACGACTGTGTAGCGCGGGTACGCAAACTTCTGCGCCTCAAACGGGTAGGACACGCAGGAACTTTAGATCCGGCGGCGATTGGGGTATTACCAATTGCACTGGGGAAAGCCACAAGATTATTGCAATATCTCCCAGGAGACAAAGCTTACAAAGCAACTATTCGTTTTGGTGTGCGTACCACAACGGATGATTTGCAAGGTGAAATTATCACTTCACAACCTTGTACTAATTTGAGTTTGGCTGAAATAGAAACTGCACTCACACAATTTGTTGGGAAGATTGAACAGATACC encodes:
- a CDS encoding glutathione S-transferase family protein — translated: METLRLYDFLPSGNGYKIRLLLSQMGIPYERIEVNILKGESRTPEFLSKNPNGKIPILEVEAGKYLTESNAILAYLSEYTEFLPYDRFLKAQVFQWLFFEQYSHEPYIATSRFWISILGKAEEYQAALAQKQEPGYAALSVMEKHLQSHLYFVGDRYTIADIALFAYTHVADEGGFDLSRFPAIQRWIERVKAQPRYISITYQPMPQETEFC
- a CDS encoding SOS response-associated peptidase, producing MCGRFTLNQSADALSKAFHLQQIPDLAAQYNIAPTQMVPTVLHSPTSKQDEFQQLRWGLIPGWAKDAKMGVKLINARAETVAEKPAFRAAFKRRRCLVIADGFYEWQKQQGKKQPFYFRLEHGQPFAFAGLWEMWHSPEGEKIASCTIVTTTANALLEPIHDRMPVILAPEDYDLWLDTQVQTPEKLQPLLYPYPAEAMTAYPVSNLVNKPQHNIPECIIPLGEENTLPNQLN
- a CDS encoding CP12 domain-containing protein; its protein translation is MMKAEDIMTKDVITIRGSATVAEAVRLMKDKNLRALVVDRRYDNDAYGMVSETDIVYKVIAYGKDPKLVRVYEIMSKPCIVVNPELSVEYVARLFANTGIRRAPVIQSKLLGIISITDILTKSNFVEAPITMRLEEKIQKAVEAARAICTQYGAYSKACAAAWDEVEELQAEAAHQKAEGMVSAKGSFEEYCRENPNAPECRNYKP
- a CDS encoding photosystem I assembly protein Ycf3; this translates as MPRTQKNDNFIDKSFTVMADIILKILPTNRKAKEAFVYYRDGMSAQAEGEYAEALEYYEEALTLEEDSNDRSYIFYNMGLIYASNGNHQKALELYHKAIELNPRIPQALNNIAVIYHYQGEKAKEAGDHDGGEALFDQAADYWIRAIRMAPNNYIEAQNWLKTTGRMQIDVFF
- a CDS encoding toxin secretion, membrane fusion protein, whose translation is MKDISVKHRQMATICHKVKLKQQKSDFAYWQTQSYQSRLEALEQIRQEYHSCKDNSAESRLQRVYTISQR
- the gatC gene encoding Asp-tRNA(Asn)/Glu-tRNA(Gln) amidotransferase subunit GatC, whose translation is MIDREQVHKVALLARLDLTPAEEEQFTTQLGSILNYVEQLGELDVSDVLPTTRAIDVSNVTREDELIPYPDRDAILESAPEQEGEFFKVPKILNSEE
- a CDS encoding thioesterase family protein, which gives rise to MQLFKTLLRVRHYEMDALGHVNNAVYQNYLEQAAIEHSEHLGATLEVYRELGGVFVMRRVEIDYLRPAVAGDTLEVTTWLKEMRGTRAVRRYEIRKQNEDDLLVTAEALWVWVDAKTMRPRPIPNRLSDKFLQTQNLSATE